Proteins co-encoded in one Christiangramia fulva genomic window:
- a CDS encoding aspartyl protease family protein: protein MKAIIFAIVLDLLLPIYSWSNPTVTSVSFELTRELIIVKAAVNGREGLFILDTGVSEVILNNRYFNGRPTGDKFYNINSTEMDKEIEVIRFNIGGFEKKVVATVTDFTAMEKFTGLELFGVVGNSIFKNCELVLDYIFKKVTIYQLDKKGNRMSSKNIHKKPLDTLSFFTGRGLPFIAVNLNGQRLNMIVDSGASANVMDIRQIKRLNLGLRIQEDSLAGFGSKGVSVKSQKIDNLIVGNLTFPAMKTLFINLDHFNQRQRGSSQIIRADGLLGYEFLSNFRVAINFRKKEIYLWDRESVELQWTIANNLENQ from the coding sequence ATGAAAGCGATCATATTTGCCATTGTCCTCGATCTGTTGTTACCAATTTACAGTTGGTCAAACCCTACTGTCACAAGCGTATCATTTGAACTTACACGTGAACTGATCATAGTCAAAGCTGCCGTGAATGGCAGGGAAGGCCTGTTTATCCTGGACACCGGTGTTTCAGAAGTTATCCTAAATAACCGGTATTTCAATGGCAGACCTACCGGAGACAAATTCTATAATATCAACAGCACTGAGATGGATAAAGAAATTGAAGTCATAAGGTTTAACATCGGGGGATTTGAAAAAAAAGTAGTTGCCACTGTTACTGATTTTACTGCAATGGAGAAATTTACCGGTCTGGAATTATTCGGGGTTGTTGGAAATAGTATTTTTAAAAACTGCGAATTGGTTCTGGATTATATCTTTAAGAAGGTGACCATTTATCAACTCGACAAAAAAGGAAACCGTATGTCCTCAAAAAATATTCATAAGAAACCCCTGGATACACTTTCCTTTTTTACTGGAAGAGGTTTACCTTTTATAGCAGTCAATTTGAACGGGCAGCGTTTAAATATGATTGTGGATTCCGGAGCCAGTGCCAATGTTATGGATATCAGACAAATTAAGCGGCTGAATTTGGGTTTGCGGATACAAGAGGATTCACTGGCAGGGTTCGGTTCTAAAGGAGTTTCAGTAAAATCCCAAAAAATCGATAATCTGATTGTGGGTAACCTTACCTTTCCAGCCATGAAAACACTTTTTATCAACTTGGATCATTTTAATCAAAGGCAAAGGGGCTCAAGTCAGATCATCAGAGCGGATGGTCTCCTTGGCTATGAATTTCTAAGCAATTTCCGAGTGGCTATCAACTTCCGGAAAAAGGAAATTTATCTTTGGGATCGGGAATCTGTTGAACTTCAATGGACTATTGCCAACAACTTGGAAAACCAATGA
- a CDS encoding winged helix-turn-helix transcriptional regulator, with protein sequence MSKIKILENEINIENCPVRKVLDRFGDKWSLLVLLILGKNETLRFNELNKAIGSDISQKMLTVTLRTLEADGFLKRTIYAEVPPRVEYTITDLGKSLVPLIDNLEKWAKVNMSAIEKSRKKFE encoded by the coding sequence ATGAGTAAAATAAAAATTCTAGAAAATGAGATAAATATTGAAAATTGCCCGGTAAGAAAGGTGTTAGACCGTTTTGGGGACAAATGGTCTTTACTTGTTTTGCTTATTTTGGGTAAGAATGAAACCTTACGTTTTAATGAACTCAATAAAGCGATTGGTTCGGACATTTCACAAAAAATGCTGACAGTTACTTTAAGGACTTTAGAAGCGGATGGGTTTTTAAAGCGTACTATTTATGCAGAAGTTCCGCCAAGAGTGGAATATACCATTACAGATTTAGGCAAGTCTCTTGTCCCACTTATTGATAATTTGGAAAAATGGGCAAAGGTTAATATGTCTGCTATTGAGAAGTCAAGAAAGAAATTTGAATAA
- a CDS encoding right-handed parallel beta-helix repeat-containing protein → MNLKQILLTVLVVLFMNKAMSQTTIYVNSSIGIDTNVGSKESPFKTLAAAARKVNESVGKEGVTILLASGVYAFEETTVLQPTKRTFTKENRLTIRAEILPDDADWNTGSMPTIIHTMPLQDNWFGVKDKFGGAMYGIKIETSHVTIQGLKILGAPVVEHPKEGQIIRAYPISRTNPALDDLEITQCLFAGDEVTSPNHLGIIANGNGIVIDHCIFYHLKQAIVYWSRKSTGHVMRNTLIYGGYGCGVWTSAIANDFIFENNIIANSNYAWISQLDRDENQQELELKDSKKAEPILYQVNNSLFAGNKKLTGTGGGPQLNFKDIDPILLKFNNTKITEQPIELNFDDHSKYFLHPKTGTLGADKGVGLFKK, encoded by the coding sequence ATGAATCTGAAGCAAATTTTATTAACAGTATTGGTTGTTTTGTTTATGAATAAGGCAATGTCACAAACAACCATTTATGTCAATTCTTCAATAGGGATTGATACCAACGTTGGCAGTAAAGAAAGTCCATTTAAAACCTTAGCAGCAGCAGCAAGAAAAGTAAACGAAAGTGTAGGAAAAGAAGGGGTTACTATATTATTGGCTTCGGGAGTTTATGCTTTTGAAGAAACTACTGTTTTACAACCAACCAAACGGACTTTTACAAAAGAAAATCGTTTAACGATTAGAGCAGAAATTTTACCTGACGATGCAGACTGGAATACTGGCAGTATGCCTACCATTATTCATACAATGCCGTTACAGGATAATTGGTTTGGGGTAAAAGATAAATTTGGCGGGGCTATGTACGGAATTAAAATTGAAACAAGCCATGTAACAATTCAAGGCCTAAAAATATTAGGTGCACCTGTTGTTGAACACCCAAAAGAAGGACAAATAATAAGAGCATACCCAATTAGCAGAACCAATCCGGCACTTGATGATTTGGAAATTACGCAGTGTTTATTTGCAGGAGATGAAGTAACAAGCCCTAATCATTTGGGGATTATTGCCAATGGTAACGGTATTGTGATTGACCATTGCATTTTCTATCATTTAAAACAAGCCATTGTTTATTGGTCTCGTAAAAGCACAGGGCATGTAATGAGAAACACTTTAATCTATGGCGGTTATGGCTGTGGTGTGTGGACTTCTGCTATTGCAAATGATTTTATTTTTGAAAATAACATCATCGCCAACAGTAATTATGCCTGGATAAGCCAATTAGACCGGGATGAAAATCAGCAAGAACTAGAGCTAAAAGATAGCAAAAAAGCAGAGCCCATTTTATATCAGGTAAATAATAGTTTGTTTGCAGGCAACAAAAAATTAACAGGGACTGGTGGTGGACCACAATTAAACTTTAAAGACATTGACCCAATTTTATTAAAGTTTAATAACACTAAAATTACTGAACAACCAATTGAATTGAATTTTGACGACCATAGTAAATATTTTCTTCACCCCAAGACAGGAACATTAGGAGCGGACAAAGGTGTGGGTTTATTCAAAAAATGA
- a CDS encoding DUF3500 domain-containing protein produces the protein MSNMEDGHAKIKIEDIKSHLDETWFAWIGKTDEDAVFYYRIHTVQ, from the coding sequence ATATCGAATATGGAAGATGGACACGCCAAAATTAAGATAGAAGACATAAAAAGCCACTTGGATGAAACTTGGTTTGCTTGGATAGGAAAAACAGATGAAGATGCAGTGTTTTATTACAGAATTCACACAGTCCAATAA
- a CDS encoding DUF3500 domain-containing protein has protein sequence MLIEFDHQGPVGIKGQGREATRNHIHTMVRTPNGNDYGKDLLQQHLKEKHKY, from the coding sequence ATATTAATAGAATTTGACCACCAAGGGCCAGTTGGCATAAAAGGCCAAGGTCGAGAAGCAACAAGAAATCATATACACACTATGGTAAGGACGCCGAATGGTAACGATTATGGAAAAGATTTATTACAACAGCACTTAAAAGAAAAACACAAGTATTAA
- a CDS encoding RluA family pseudouridine synthase, with translation MSTDKDRPEEEIDEQEQDESLYEHHKFKAEVGQKPLRVDKYLMNFIENATRNKIQKAAKSGNIYVNGETVKQNYKVKGGDIVQVMFEHPPYEYLLVPEDIPLDIVYEDDTLLVVNKPAGMVVHPGHGNYSGTLINALVHHFDNLPKNSSERPGLVHRIDKDTSGLLVIAKTEHAMAHLSKQFFDKTSEREYVAIVWGNVEEDEGTIEGNIGRNPKNRLQNVVYQGDDSESGKPAITHYKVLERFGYVSLVSCKLETGRTHQIRVHMKHIGHTLFNDERYGGDRILKGTTFTKYKQFVENCFKVLPRQALHAKTLGFTHPETGKWMSFNSELPEDMVACIEKWRNYSKNQKEFLD, from the coding sequence ATGAGCACAGATAAAGACAGGCCGGAAGAAGAGATCGATGAGCAGGAACAGGATGAAAGTCTTTATGAGCATCATAAATTCAAAGCTGAGGTAGGCCAGAAGCCTTTACGTGTTGATAAATACCTGATGAATTTCATCGAAAACGCGACCCGAAATAAAATTCAGAAAGCTGCCAAAAGCGGAAATATTTACGTTAATGGGGAGACTGTTAAGCAAAATTATAAGGTAAAAGGAGGCGATATCGTGCAGGTGATGTTCGAACATCCGCCTTATGAGTATTTGCTGGTGCCTGAAGATATTCCGCTGGATATCGTTTATGAGGATGATACACTTTTAGTAGTTAACAAACCCGCGGGAATGGTCGTTCACCCGGGTCATGGGAATTATAGTGGCACCCTCATCAACGCGCTGGTACATCATTTTGATAATTTGCCTAAAAACAGCAGTGAACGCCCCGGGTTGGTCCATAGAATCGATAAGGACACCAGCGGATTGCTCGTTATCGCCAAAACTGAACATGCCATGGCGCATCTCTCCAAACAGTTTTTCGACAAGACCAGCGAACGCGAATATGTCGCTATCGTTTGGGGAAATGTGGAAGAGGACGAAGGTACCATTGAGGGAAATATAGGCCGAAATCCTAAAAACAGACTCCAGAACGTGGTTTATCAGGGCGATGATTCCGAAAGCGGAAAACCCGCGATTACCCATTACAAGGTGTTGGAACGATTTGGTTATGTTAGCCTGGTTTCGTGTAAACTGGAGACTGGAAGAACTCACCAGATCAGGGTTCATATGAAGCATATCGGCCACACGCTTTTCAATGACGAGCGTTATGGCGGCGACAGGATCCTGAAAGGAACGACTTTCACCAAATACAAGCAATTCGTCGAGAATTGTTTCAAAGTGCTTCCACGGCAGGCTTTACATGCTAAAACTCTTGGTTTCACCCATCCCGAAACCGGCAAATGGATGAGCTTTAATTCTGAATTGCCCGAAGATATGGTCGCCTGCATTGAAAAATGGCGCAATTACTCAAAGAATCAGAAAGAGTTTCTCGATTAG
- a CDS encoding PASTA domain-containing protein, with product MGLFRFIFSKTFVIQLVIAVGVLIILAFLTLQWLDYTTNQDQRIKVPDLATMNLDKVEEQLDELDLRYEILDSANFNPDFPRYSVIDQVPAPGKFVKENRKIYLTLNPSGYRKVEIPDLFRKTRRQAIPTLRSLGFKIGDISYKKDIAQDAVLELLHNGKTLEPGDMLMKTSTIDLVLGDSTGKYLEEETDSTDTEVNEIQ from the coding sequence ATGGGATTATTCCGATTTATATTCAGTAAAACATTTGTCATCCAGCTGGTAATCGCTGTGGGAGTATTGATAATACTCGCTTTTCTGACCCTGCAATGGTTGGATTATACCACCAATCAGGATCAGCGAATCAAAGTTCCAGATCTTGCCACCATGAACCTTGATAAAGTCGAAGAACAACTGGATGAATTGGATTTACGCTATGAAATTCTGGATTCTGCCAATTTTAATCCCGATTTTCCCAGATATTCCGTAATCGACCAGGTTCCCGCTCCCGGAAAGTTCGTTAAAGAAAACCGAAAGATCTATTTAACCCTGAATCCTTCCGGGTACCGGAAAGTCGAAATTCCCGATCTTTTCAGAAAAACCCGAAGACAGGCGATACCGACATTGCGCTCGCTCGGATTTAAAATCGGAGATATTTCCTATAAAAAAGACATCGCCCAAGATGCCGTTCTGGAACTTCTTCATAACGGTAAAACACTCGAGCCCGGAGATATGCTGATGAAAACTTCAACTATCGATCTTGTTTTAGGAGATTCTACCGGAAAATACCTTGAAGAAGAAACAGATTCTACCGATACGGAAGTGAATGAAATTCAATAA
- a CDS encoding D-alanine--D-alanine ligase gives MKKKIAIAMGGFSSEYRISINSGNIVYKNLDPELYEPYRVHIMQNEWFVVTKDDTPYPINKSNFTVTIDDRLITFDCVFNTIHGTPGENGLLQAYLELLNIPQTSCDHYQSALTFNKRDLISVLRPYGVKTATNYFLNKGDVINPEEIVDKVGLPCFVKANRAGSSFGVSKVKKKEDIMEAAKTAFSEDDEAIIESFLDGIEVSVGVITYKGEVLALPVTEIVPEGEFFDYEAKYLGKSQEITPARISEEDTKKVQEIAKMIYRKLKMKGFTRSEFIFHKGEPHFIEMNTTPGISQASILPQQAEKAGISLKELFGSAIEAALQ, from the coding sequence ATGAAGAAAAAAATTGCGATCGCCATGGGCGGTTTTTCCAGTGAATACCGCATTTCCATCAACAGCGGAAACATTGTATATAAAAACCTCGATCCTGAACTTTATGAACCTTACCGCGTACATATTATGCAAAATGAATGGTTCGTGGTTACTAAAGATGACACTCCTTACCCTATCAATAAAAGCAATTTTACGGTCACTATTGATGACCGGCTTATCACTTTCGATTGTGTTTTTAATACCATCCACGGAACGCCGGGCGAAAACGGACTCTTACAAGCCTATCTTGAATTATTGAATATTCCACAAACAAGCTGCGACCACTACCAGTCGGCTTTGACTTTTAATAAACGGGATTTGATCAGCGTTTTAAGGCCTTACGGTGTCAAAACCGCAACCAATTATTTTCTGAATAAAGGAGATGTTATCAATCCTGAAGAAATTGTGGACAAAGTAGGTTTGCCCTGTTTTGTGAAGGCTAACCGTGCCGGAAGCAGTTTTGGAGTCTCCAAAGTGAAGAAAAAAGAAGACATCATGGAAGCCGCAAAAACTGCATTTTCTGAAGATGACGAAGCGATCATCGAATCTTTCCTGGATGGAATTGAAGTTTCTGTAGGCGTAATTACTTATAAAGGAGAAGTTCTGGCTCTTCCTGTGACTGAAATTGTTCCCGAAGGGGAATTCTTTGATTATGAAGCGAAATACCTTGGAAAATCACAGGAGATCACTCCAGCCAGGATCTCTGAAGAAGACACTAAAAAGGTTCAGGAAATCGCAAAAATGATCTATCGAAAATTAAAAATGAAAGGCTTTACGCGCTCGGAATTTATTTTCCATAAAGGCGAACCTCATTTTATCGAAATGAATACCACACCGGGGATCAGCCAGGCGAGTATATTGCCTCAACAGGCCGAGAAAGCCGGAATAAGCCTGAAAGAGCTTTTTGGCAGCGCCATTGAAGCCGCTCTGCAATAG
- the coaD gene encoding pantetheine-phosphate adenylyltransferase — protein MKKAVFPGSFDPLTLGHTDIIDRALPLFDEIILAIGTNSSKKYMFTLEERLHFLKKNYENEPKIKVKTYEGLTVDFCKSVNAGFILRGLRNGQDLEFEKAIGQTNFKMAGIDSVFLISSSGKAHISSTVVRDVIRHGGNYEFMVPEVVSVTNKQ, from the coding sequence ATGAAAAAAGCAGTTTTTCCGGGATCTTTCGATCCGCTTACCCTTGGCCATACCGATATTATTGATCGAGCTTTGCCTCTTTTTGATGAGATCATTCTCGCCATTGGCACGAATTCAAGCAAAAAGTATATGTTCACTTTAGAGGAAAGGCTTCATTTTCTGAAAAAGAATTACGAAAACGAGCCAAAAATAAAAGTGAAAACCTACGAAGGCCTGACCGTGGATTTCTGCAAATCGGTGAATGCCGGATTCATACTTCGCGGACTCCGCAACGGGCAGGATCTGGAATTTGAAAAGGCGATAGGACAAACCAACTTCAAAATGGCCGGAATAGACAGCGTTTTTTTGATTTCAAGTTCCGGGAAAGCACATATTTCTTCTACCGTAGTGCGTGATGTAATTCGTCACGGCGGAAATTATGAATTTATGGTGCCGGAGGTTGTTTCAGTTACCAATAAGCAATAA
- a CDS encoding TonB-dependent receptor domain-containing protein, with translation MNKILLLALILLSFHLKAQQLKAYVFNASSGEPLENVHVSNPASGEAVFSDANGFFTIGISQFPAELQFEKLGFQKKTVTLNSNRALKIYLQEDIAVLSEVVLRSSNIPRKIRETPAAISLISSEDLQKTDNFNLVQNLNFVPGVYVNQGGLNTNKINIRGIGSRSQYSTNKIKAYINGIPLTTAEGELTLDDFDPEFLNRIEVVKGPVSSLYGAGLGGSINMFTQTGRASNLKAEFSAGSFDTYKSRIAAGLTKNNISSFINLSHLKSDGFRQNDNYNRYNGSGILTATAENGDITSAFFSITDLKAYIPSSLNRDDFLNNPQKAAYTWYQAAGYESYKKYILGLSYSHDFTEKWTNLSSVFYNSRDGYEPRPFDILDENRNSAGLRTRFNYKDSFFKKPSELSFGAETMFEWYKTGTFENLYEEFEARESFQGDRLSLNKQFRNYLNLFAQMNIELSEKLLLETGINFNITSYRLNDEFADDGIDQSGNYSFDPVVSPRIGLSYEAFAGKNFYASVSHGFSTPTVAETLTPEGQINTDLKTETGINYEVGFKGNWLNNRLYTELNLYSIQISNLLVARRIGQDQYVGINAGKSDHNGIEFFGSFRSSFFSDFSLNPYLKGNFNFFKFDHFVDAGENYSGNTIPGVPEYSVTTGIDADYRQFSGTLNYQAFGEMALNDANSGYTDPYQLLNLKLNYNWQLTTDYLISFNFGINNLLDQHYAASIVPNAVGFGGSAPRYFYPGQPRNVFGGIKFSYNIN, from the coding sequence TTGAATAAAATTTTACTTCTTGCTTTAATATTGTTGTCCTTTCATCTAAAAGCTCAGCAGCTAAAGGCTTATGTTTTTAATGCTTCCTCTGGGGAACCTCTGGAAAATGTGCATGTAAGCAATCCGGCTTCAGGAGAAGCTGTTTTTTCTGATGCCAATGGATTTTTTACGATAGGGATTTCACAATTTCCGGCAGAACTTCAATTTGAAAAGCTCGGATTTCAGAAGAAAACAGTTACTTTAAATTCAAACCGCGCCTTAAAGATCTATCTGCAGGAAGATATTGCGGTTCTTTCAGAAGTCGTGCTTAGAAGTTCTAATATTCCACGAAAAATCAGGGAAACTCCGGCGGCAATAAGTTTGATTTCTTCAGAAGACCTTCAAAAAACCGATAATTTCAATCTTGTTCAGAATCTAAATTTCGTGCCAGGTGTTTATGTGAACCAGGGCGGATTGAATACCAATAAGATCAATATCCGCGGAATTGGTTCAAGATCGCAGTACAGTACCAATAAAATCAAGGCTTATATCAACGGAATTCCGCTTACCACGGCTGAAGGGGAGCTCACTTTAGACGATTTTGACCCGGAGTTTCTGAATAGAATTGAAGTGGTAAAAGGCCCTGTTTCTTCACTTTATGGCGCAGGTCTCGGAGGTTCAATAAATATGTTCACCCAAACAGGCAGGGCTTCCAATTTGAAGGCTGAATTTTCTGCAGGAAGTTTTGATACTTATAAGTCCCGGATCGCGGCCGGATTGACAAAAAATAACATTTCTAGTTTTATAAATCTGAGCCATCTGAAGAGCGATGGTTTTAGGCAGAATGATAATTATAATCGTTATAACGGAAGTGGGATTCTTACCGCTACTGCCGAAAATGGAGATATAACATCAGCATTTTTCTCAATAACCGATCTCAAAGCTTACATCCCGAGTTCTTTGAACAGAGATGATTTCCTCAATAATCCTCAAAAAGCGGCTTATACCTGGTATCAGGCGGCGGGCTATGAATCTTACAAAAAATATATACTCGGACTTTCTTACTCGCATGATTTCACTGAAAAATGGACCAATCTATCTTCGGTATTTTACAATTCCCGCGATGGATATGAACCGAGACCCTTCGATATTTTAGATGAAAACCGAAATTCGGCTGGATTGAGGACCAGGTTCAACTATAAAGATTCTTTTTTTAAGAAACCTTCGGAATTAAGTTTTGGAGCCGAAACAATGTTCGAGTGGTATAAAACGGGAACTTTTGAAAATCTTTATGAAGAATTTGAAGCCCGGGAAAGCTTTCAGGGCGATAGACTAAGCTTGAATAAGCAATTCAGGAATTATTTAAATCTGTTCGCGCAGATGAACATCGAGCTTTCTGAAAAACTGCTTCTGGAAACCGGAATTAATTTCAATATCACTTCTTATCGGCTAAATGATGAATTCGCGGATGATGGTATAGACCAGTCCGGAAATTACAGTTTTGATCCGGTGGTTTCGCCAAGAATCGGTTTGAGCTATGAAGCTTTCGCAGGCAAAAATTTTTACGCGTCGGTAAGCCATGGTTTCTCTACACCTACAGTCGCTGAAACGCTTACGCCGGAAGGTCAAATCAATACCGATCTAAAAACCGAAACTGGTATCAATTATGAGGTCGGTTTTAAAGGGAATTGGCTAAATAATCGACTTTACACCGAGTTAAATTTATACTCCATCCAGATCAGCAATCTGCTGGTGGCAAGAAGGATTGGGCAGGACCAGTATGTTGGTATAAATGCGGGGAAATCTGATCACAACGGAATTGAATTTTTCGGCAGTTTTCGATCTTCATTTTTTTCGGATTTTAGTTTAAATCCTTATTTGAAAGGCAATTTCAATTTCTTCAAATTTGATCATTTTGTAGATGCCGGCGAGAATTATTCGGGGAATACCATTCCCGGCGTTCCGGAATATTCGGTTACAACAGGAATTGATGCAGATTACCGGCAGTTTTCAGGCACACTAAATTATCAGGCTTTTGGAGAAATGGCATTAAATGATGCCAATTCAGGCTATACCGATCCTTATCAATTACTTAATTTAAAACTGAATTATAACTGGCAGTTAACAACGGATTATCTCATAAGTTTCAATTTCGGAATAAATAATTTGCTGGATCAACATTATGCGGCGAGCATCGTGCCAAATGCAGTTGGTTTTGGTGGTTCTGCACCTCGATATTTTTATCCCGGGCAGCCACGAAATGTTTTCGGCGGAATTAAATTTAGTTATAATATCAATTGA
- a CDS encoding M14 family metallopeptidase gives MKKLWLVLGIAISLVACDLSKYKLVKEYDFETQFEKSGGTETATYEETIAFYKQLADAYPTITLEEIGETDSGLPLHLAIYNPTGETDLKKIKKTHSIMLINNGIHPGESDGIDATMMLFRDLAGDSIPSPKNVLIATIPIYNVGGALNRNSNTRTNQNGPKEYGFRGNARNYDLNRDFSKADTKNTKSFYKIFHKLDPDVFIDNHVSNGADYQYSLTHLFTQHNKMGGNLGKYIENTLRPALEDSLKKKNWDITPYVNVFNEVPEKGFSQFMDYPRYSTGYTTLWNTLGMMVETHMLKPYKKRVLGTYELMRSMINITDNQSSIIKDLRNQAHRKYLTDRNYPIQFEVDKENPTKREFKGYEGEQITSEVTGKKRLKYNRDKPFTKEIEYYNNFKPTKEIEIPRAYIVPQGWWQVIERLKLNDIQMEPIAQDTVIKVEVYHIDDFKTSDKPFEGHYLHSDTKVTKSTKNVHFRKGDYLITTFQDGARYLIETLEPEAVDSFFNWNFFDTILQQKEGFSPYVFEDVAAQLLEDDAELKKEFEEKKRKDPDFRNNSYEQLDWLHKHSKYYEKAHLRYPIFRLPR, from the coding sequence ATGAAAAAACTGTGGTTGGTATTGGGGATTGCAATCAGCCTGGTGGCCTGTGATCTCTCCAAATATAAGCTCGTAAAGGAATATGATTTTGAAACTCAATTCGAGAAATCGGGAGGTACCGAAACCGCCACTTACGAAGAAACCATTGCTTTTTATAAGCAGCTGGCAGATGCCTATCCAACTATAACACTTGAAGAAATTGGAGAAACCGACAGCGGGCTTCCTCTTCATCTTGCCATTTATAATCCTACCGGCGAAACTGATCTTAAAAAAATAAAAAAAACGCATAGCATCATGCTTATCAACAACGGGATCCATCCGGGGGAAAGCGATGGGATCGATGCTACCATGATGCTTTTTCGCGATCTTGCCGGCGACTCAATACCTTCTCCTAAAAATGTTTTGATTGCGACCATTCCTATTTATAATGTTGGAGGTGCGCTCAACAGGAATTCCAACACCCGTACCAATCAAAATGGCCCGAAAGAATATGGTTTTAGAGGTAATGCCCGCAACTATGATCTTAATCGCGATTTCAGTAAAGCCGATACCAAAAACACAAAATCTTTTTATAAGATCTTTCACAAACTGGATCCTGATGTTTTTATCGATAATCATGTGAGCAATGGAGCTGATTATCAGTATTCACTTACCCATTTGTTTACGCAACATAATAAAATGGGTGGAAATCTGGGCAAGTACATAGAAAACACCCTGCGTCCTGCTCTTGAAGATTCCTTAAAGAAAAAAAACTGGGATATCACGCCTTATGTGAACGTTTTCAATGAAGTTCCCGAAAAAGGCTTCTCGCAGTTCATGGATTATCCCCGCTATTCAACCGGCTACACCACTCTCTGGAACACTTTGGGAATGATGGTGGAAACCCATATGCTCAAACCTTACAAAAAACGTGTTCTGGGAACTTATGAGTTGATGCGTTCCATGATAAATATCACCGACAATCAATCATCCATTATAAAAGACCTTCGCAATCAGGCACACCGCAAGTATTTAACCGATAGGAATTATCCCATACAGTTTGAAGTGGACAAAGAAAATCCCACCAAACGAGAATTTAAAGGTTATGAAGGGGAACAAATAACCAGTGAAGTCACCGGGAAGAAACGTTTAAAATACAATCGCGACAAGCCTTTCACCAAAGAAATTGAATATTACAATAATTTTAAGCCTACCAAAGAAATTGAAATTCCGCGTGCCTACATCGTGCCTCAGGGATGGTGGCAGGTTATTGAACGCCTTAAATTAAACGATATTCAAATGGAACCGATCGCCCAGGATACGGTAATTAAAGTAGAAGTCTATCATATTGATGACTTTAAAACCAGCGACAAGCCTTTTGAAGGCCATTATCTTCACAGCGACACCAAAGTGACAAAATCGACGAAAAATGTACATTTTAGAAAAGGAGATTATCTTATCACCACTTTCCAGGATGGCGCCAGGTATTTGATAGAAACCTTAGAGCCGGAAGCAGTAGATTCATTCTTTAACTGGAATTTTTTCGACACCATTCTTCAGCAAAAAGAAGGATTTTCACCCTATGTTTTTGAAGATGTCGCCGCACAGCTTTTGGAAGACGATGCCGAACTTAAAAAGGAATTTGAAGAAAAGAAGCGCAAAGATCCCGATTTCAGAAATAACTCGTATGAGCAGCTTGATTGGTTGCACAAACACTCCAAATATTATGAAAAAGCGCATTTACGCTACCCAATCTTTCGCCTCCCCCGTTAA
- a CDS encoding NUDIX hydrolase, which produces MYKVFVNDIPIILSTEKEIDEKYTSFPIKTVRLKKVIKRIIKGKLRYVNLYHPDEQKLLRYLFKKIKVVTAAGGMVLNPQKEILFIYRNNRWDLPKGKIEKNEGLEEGALREVEEETGVKELKITKFITKTYHVFKRKGKFRLKETYWYEMYSEYDGELIPEESEGIKKVKWKDFKKTRKALLKSYANIKMLFPEEYLTGEAKDWVA; this is translated from the coding sequence ATGTATAAAGTTTTTGTAAATGATATTCCCATAATTCTCTCAACCGAAAAAGAAATCGATGAGAAATATACATCTTTTCCTATAAAAACAGTTCGCCTTAAGAAGGTGATCAAGAGAATTATCAAGGGGAAGCTAAGATATGTGAACCTTTATCATCCTGATGAACAAAAGCTTTTGCGATACCTTTTTAAGAAGATCAAGGTAGTTACTGCCGCCGGAGGTATGGTGTTAAATCCGCAGAAGGAAATTCTTTTTATTTATAGAAATAATCGCTGGGATCTTCCGAAGGGTAAAATCGAGAAAAATGAGGGCCTTGAAGAAGGTGCCTTACGTGAAGTGGAAGAGGAAACAGGTGTGAAAGAGCTTAAAATCACCAAATTCATCACCAAAACCTACCATGTTTTTAAGCGTAAGGGCAAATTCAGATTAAAGGAAACCTACTGGTATGAAATGTACAGCGAGTATGATGGTGAACTTATTCCGGAAGAAAGCGAGGGCATAAAAAAAGTGAAGTGGAAAGATTTTAAAAAAACCCGAAAAGCGCTTTTGAAGTCCTACGCCAACATTAAAATGTTATTTCCGGAAGAATACTTAACGGGGGAGGCGAAAGATTGGGTAGCGTAA